In Comamonadaceae bacterium OTU4NAUVB1, one DNA window encodes the following:
- a CDS encoding BLUF domain-containing protein, giving the protein MVYRLIYASRACVSTEEDLPGILEWSRAHNPGLGITGVLCLLDGTYIEHLEGEEATIRALFEHIRRDVRHRDVTVLDQRTVARRAYPDWSLALRVWDDRTKAIFRSFSPGQNLNLYASDPSTSAPLVKALTRSEDWLFQP; this is encoded by the coding sequence ATGGTCTACCGTCTCATCTATGCCAGTCGTGCGTGCGTGTCGACCGAGGAGGACCTTCCGGGCATCCTCGAATGGTCCCGGGCCCACAACCCGGGGCTGGGCATCACCGGCGTGCTGTGCCTGCTCGACGGCACCTACATCGAGCACCTCGAAGGCGAGGAAGCCACCATCCGGGCCCTCTTCGAGCACATCCGCCGCGACGTCCGCCACCGCGACGTGACGGTGCTCGACCAGCGCACGGTCGCGCGCCGCGCCTATCCCGACTGGTCCCTGGCGCTGCGGGTCTGGGACGACCGGACGAAGGCGATCTTCCGCAGCTTCTCGCCGGGGCAGAACCTGAACCTCTACGCCAGCGACCCGAGCACCTCGGCGCCGCTGGTGAAGGCCCTGACGCGTTCGGAGGACTGGCTGTTCCAGCCCTGA
- a CDS encoding heavy metal response regulator transcription factor has translation MRILVVEDEPKLGDYLRKGLSESGFTVDLARTGTEGLTMALEGAYDALVLDVMLPGIDGFAVLAAVRKARTMPVLMLTARDEVADRVRGLQSGADDYLSKPFAFSELLARLQALLRRGELREVTRYALGDLTLDMTTRRATRAGQRLDLTAKEFALLMLLLRRQGQILSRTLLAEQVWEMNFDSETNVVEVAIRRLRAKIDDPFPDRLLHTVRGMGYVLERRAEPGP, from the coding sequence ATGAGGATCCTCGTCGTCGAGGACGAGCCCAAGCTGGGCGACTACCTGCGCAAGGGCCTGAGCGAGAGCGGCTTCACCGTCGACCTCGCGCGCACCGGCACGGAAGGCCTGACCATGGCGCTGGAGGGCGCCTACGACGCGCTGGTGCTGGACGTGATGCTGCCCGGCATCGACGGCTTCGCCGTCCTGGCGGCGGTGCGCAAGGCCCGGACGATGCCGGTGCTCATGCTGACCGCGCGCGACGAGGTGGCCGACCGGGTGCGCGGCCTGCAGAGCGGCGCCGACGACTACCTCTCCAAGCCCTTCGCGTTTTCCGAACTGCTGGCGCGGCTGCAGGCCCTGCTGCGGCGCGGCGAGTTGCGCGAGGTCACCCGCTACGCCCTGGGTGACCTGACGCTCGACATGACGACCCGCCGGGCCACGCGCGCCGGGCAGCGCCTGGACCTGACGGCCAAGGAGTTCGCGCTCCTGATGCTGCTGCTGCGCCGCCAGGGCCAGATCCTGTCGCGCACGCTGCTGGCCGAGCAGGTGTGGGAGATGAACTTCGACAGCGAGACCAACGTGGTCGAGGTCGCGATCCGGCGCCTGCGCGCCAAGATCGACGACCCGTTCCCGGACCGGCTGCTCCACACGGTGCGCGGCATGGGCTACGTGCTGGAGCGCCGGGCGGAGCCCGGCCCGTGA
- a CDS encoding heavy metal translocating P-type ATPase — protein sequence MDCAVEESEIRRVAEPIDGVRGLHFRLAQRHLRIDGTDAAVEAALAAIRKAGFTPVPVPVADATGVAEAHGHDPADGPGPVRLAAALGLAIVAEGLSYLAPDTLAWQGVGMAVAAVAIALAGMATYAKGMVALRHGKLNINALMSVAVTGAFVIGQWPEAAMVMALYAIAELIEARAVERARNAIKGLVDLAPDQADVRQPDGGWRRTRAADIPLDAIARVRPGERVALDGRVTRGHGSIDQSPVTGESIPVDKAPGDPVFAGTINQDGELEFRVTAGASDSTLARIIHAVEEAQGTRAPTQRFVDRFAAIYTPAVFVLALAVAVLPPLLLDWAWMASVYKALVLLVIACPCALVISTPVTVVSGLAAAARRGILIKGGTYLEAARNLKAIALDKTGTLTEGKPRLVAFAPSDEATRAGTDRRARSLAARSDHPVSRAIAAGLAGEVLDVDGFRALPGRGVEGVVEGRRLVLGNHRLIAERGQSGPALEAALAAHEARGHTVTLLADDDGVLGTFAVADTLKASSVEAVARLRRLGLVPVMLTGDNLATARAIGREAGIDEVRGGLLPEDKLAAILALRERHGATAMTGDGINDAPALARADIGFAMGGAGTDTAMEAADVVIMNDDLGRIAETVHLSRRTHAVLMQNITLALGIKAVFFVLAVFGSATMWMAVFADMGASLLVVGNGLRLLRRTGA from the coding sequence ATGGACTGCGCGGTGGAGGAGTCGGAGATCCGCCGCGTGGCCGAACCCATCGACGGCGTGCGCGGCCTGCACTTCCGCCTGGCCCAGCGGCACCTGCGCATCGATGGCACCGACGCGGCGGTGGAAGCCGCGCTGGCGGCCATCCGCAAGGCCGGCTTCACGCCGGTGCCGGTGCCCGTGGCCGACGCGACGGGGGTCGCCGAGGCGCACGGGCACGACCCCGCCGACGGTCCCGGCCCCGTGCGGCTGGCCGCCGCGCTGGGCCTGGCGATCGTGGCCGAGGGCCTGTCCTACCTCGCACCCGACACGCTCGCGTGGCAGGGCGTGGGCATGGCGGTCGCCGCCGTGGCGATCGCGCTGGCCGGCATGGCGACCTACGCCAAGGGCATGGTCGCGCTGCGCCACGGCAAGCTCAACATCAACGCGCTGATGTCGGTCGCCGTCACCGGCGCCTTCGTCATCGGCCAGTGGCCCGAGGCGGCGATGGTCATGGCGCTGTACGCGATCGCCGAACTGATCGAGGCGCGGGCGGTCGAGCGGGCCCGCAACGCCATCAAGGGCCTGGTCGACCTCGCGCCCGACCAGGCCGACGTGCGGCAGCCCGACGGCGGCTGGCGGCGGACGCGGGCGGCGGACATCCCGCTGGACGCCATCGCCCGGGTCCGGCCGGGCGAACGCGTCGCGCTCGACGGCCGGGTGACCCGGGGCCACGGCAGCATCGACCAGTCGCCGGTCACCGGCGAGAGCATCCCGGTCGACAAGGCGCCGGGCGACCCGGTGTTCGCCGGCACCATCAACCAGGACGGCGAACTGGAATTCCGCGTGACCGCCGGCGCGAGCGATTCGACCCTGGCGCGGATCATCCACGCGGTGGAGGAAGCGCAGGGCACCCGGGCGCCCACGCAGCGTTTCGTCGACCGCTTCGCCGCGATCTACACGCCGGCCGTGTTCGTGCTGGCGCTGGCGGTGGCGGTGCTGCCGCCGCTGCTGCTGGACTGGGCCTGGATGGCCTCGGTCTACAAGGCGCTCGTGCTGCTGGTGATCGCGTGCCCGTGCGCGCTGGTGATCTCGACCCCGGTCACGGTGGTCAGCGGCCTGGCCGCCGCCGCGCGGCGCGGCATCCTGATCAAGGGCGGCACTTACCTGGAAGCCGCGCGGAACCTGAAGGCGATCGCGCTGGACAAGACCGGCACCCTGACCGAGGGCAAGCCCCGGCTGGTGGCGTTCGCGCCGTCGGACGAAGCGACCCGCGCCGGGACGGACCGCCGGGCCCGCAGCCTGGCCGCGCGCTCGGACCACCCGGTCTCCCGGGCCATCGCGGCCGGCCTCGCGGGCGAGGTGCTCGACGTCGACGGATTCCGGGCCCTCCCGGGACGCGGCGTGGAAGGGGTCGTCGAGGGCCGGCGCCTGGTGCTGGGCAACCACCGCCTGATCGCCGAACGCGGCCAGTCCGGCCCCGCGCTGGAGGCCGCGCTCGCCGCCCACGAGGCGCGCGGCCACACGGTCACCCTGCTGGCCGACGACGACGGCGTCCTGGGCACCTTCGCCGTGGCCGACACCCTCAAGGCCAGCTCGGTCGAGGCGGTGGCCCGGCTGCGGCGCCTGGGCCTCGTCCCGGTGATGCTCACCGGCGACAACCTCGCCACGGCACGCGCCATCGGCCGCGAGGCCGGCATCGACGAGGTGCGCGGCGGGCTGCTGCCCGAGGACAAGCTGGCGGCGATCCTGGCGCTGCGCGAGCGCCACGGCGCCACCGCCATGACGGGCGACGGCATCAACGACGCCCCGGCGCTGGCCCGCGCCGACATCGGCTTCGCCATGGGCGGCGCCGGCACCGACACGGCCATGGAAGCCGCCGACGTGGTGATCATGAACGACGACCTCGGCCGCATCGCCGAGACCGTCCACCTGAGCCGCCGCACGCACGCGGTGCTGATGCAGAACATCACGCTGGCCCTGGGCATCAAGGCGGTGTTCTTCGTGCTGGCGGTGTTCGGGAGCGCCACCATGTGGATGGCCGTCTTCGCCGACATGGGCGCCAGCCTGCTGGTGGTGGGCAACGGGCTGCGGCTGCTGCGCCGGACCGGGGCCTGA
- a CDS encoding Cd(II)/Pb(II)-responsive transcriptional regulator, which translates to MKIGDLSKATGVEVGTIRFYERSGLMDLPDRLPNGYRSYGPRHLESLAFVRHCRALDMSMADIRRLLDLATLPGEDCGDVNELVDRQIERVRARIASLKALEKQLTLLRGKCSDHHPTSECGILGELLVAAHGEACVCHP; encoded by the coding sequence ATGAAGATCGGCGATCTGAGCAAGGCCACGGGCGTGGAGGTGGGCACGATCCGGTTCTACGAGCGTTCGGGCCTGATGGACCTGCCCGACCGCCTGCCCAACGGCTATCGCAGCTACGGCCCCCGGCACCTGGAGAGCTTGGCGTTCGTGCGCCACTGCCGCGCGCTGGACATGTCCATGGCCGACATCCGGCGCCTGCTGGACCTCGCGACGCTGCCGGGCGAGGACTGCGGCGACGTCAACGAGCTGGTCGACCGGCAGATCGAGCGCGTGCGCGCCCGCATCGCGAGCCTGAAGGCCCTGGAGAAGCAGCTGACCCTGCTGCGCGGGAAGTGTTCCGACCACCACCCGACGAGCGAGTGCGGCATCCTGGGCGAACTCCTCGTCGCCGCGCACGGCGAGGCGTGCGTCTGCCATCCCTGA
- a CDS encoding heavy metal sensor histidine kinase, which translates to MTAGSAPPSIQASLSRWFALQTLVGLSALCAVVYALTAWNFQLKQRGESERHAERVVRLLARSGGDPAPPALAPRLDDFLRTHDDIAVVLRDGARTLYASRTEDPSTRWRWTPIDLEDVPGLGADATLWLGVDVREDEALLRRLGLTLLGVAVLGAMLVSLTGVLLVRRGLKPLQRLAAQMAATGPEFADRRIDADTYALELVPWIDQFNALLERAEQAYRQLEAFNADVAHELRTPLANMIAEVEVELARPRSPEALRDALISNLEETRRLSAIVADMLFLSKADRGATARRSAPVSLAAQASAVAEFHEAELEQADLRVRVRGDAMARIDVSLVRRALSNLLGNAIRYATPGTTVEIGIQAGPEATWLRVANRGVALPPDALPHLFKRFFRAERSRARSSAHHGLGLAIVAAIARMHGGETSARSADGRTEVSFSVR; encoded by the coding sequence GTGACGGCGGGGTCGGCCCCGCCGTCGATCCAGGCGTCGCTCTCGCGCTGGTTCGCCCTGCAGACGCTCGTCGGTCTGAGCGCCCTCTGCGCCGTCGTCTACGCCCTCACGGCCTGGAACTTCCAGCTCAAGCAGCGTGGCGAGTCCGAGCGCCATGCCGAGCGCGTCGTGCGCCTGCTGGCGCGATCCGGCGGCGATCCGGCGCCACCCGCGCTCGCGCCCCGCCTGGACGATTTCCTGCGCACGCACGACGACATCGCCGTCGTCCTGCGGGACGGCGCGCGCACGCTCTACGCATCCCGGACGGAGGACCCGTCGACCCGGTGGCGCTGGACGCCGATCGACCTCGAGGACGTGCCCGGACTCGGCGCCGATGCGACGCTGTGGCTGGGCGTGGACGTGCGCGAGGACGAGGCGCTCCTGCGCCGCCTGGGCCTGACCCTCCTGGGCGTGGCCGTGCTGGGCGCGATGCTGGTGTCGCTGACGGGCGTGCTGCTGGTGCGGCGTGGCCTGAAGCCGCTGCAGCGACTCGCCGCCCAGATGGCGGCCACCGGCCCCGAGTTCGCGGACCGCCGCATCGACGCGGACACGTACGCCCTGGAACTCGTGCCCTGGATCGACCAGTTCAACGCCCTGCTGGAACGCGCCGAGCAGGCCTACCGGCAACTCGAGGCCTTCAACGCCGACGTGGCGCACGAACTGCGCACGCCGCTGGCCAACATGATCGCGGAGGTCGAGGTCGAACTCGCCCGGCCGAGGTCCCCCGAGGCGCTGCGCGACGCGCTGATCTCTAACCTGGAGGAGACGCGGCGCCTGTCGGCCATCGTCGCCGACATGCTCTTCCTGTCGAAGGCCGACCGCGGCGCGACGGCCCGGCGATCCGCCCCGGTCAGCCTGGCCGCGCAGGCGTCGGCGGTGGCGGAGTTCCACGAAGCCGAACTGGAGCAGGCGGACCTGCGGGTGCGGGTGCGTGGCGACGCGATGGCACGCATCGACGTGTCGCTGGTGCGCCGGGCCCTGTCCAACCTGCTGGGCAACGCGATCCGCTACGCGACGCCCGGGACGACCGTAGAGATCGGCATCCAGGCCGGGCCGGAAGCGACCTGGCTGCGGGTGGCCAATCGCGGCGTCGCGCTGCCCCCGGACGCGTTGCCCCACCTCTTCAAGCGCTTTTTCCGCGCCGAACGGTCCCGCGCGCGGTCGTCGGCCCACCACGGCCTGGGGCTCGCCATCGTCGCGGCCATCGCGCGCATGCACGGCGGGGAGACCTCGGCGCGCTCGGCCGACGGCCGCACCGAGGTGTCGTTCTCGGTGCGCTGA
- the rpoN gene encoding RNA polymerase factor sigma-54, with protein MNAVSLQSRLAPTVGFSPRLQQAVRLLQLSTLDYARALREAALDNPFLDVEAPELAPPPAPGAERDAAAREDGGAEIDGVRGLDRQAGEGRADALQQAPVRTSLATHLRSQLCGLRRERCARLLAELVIEALDDDGYLRVSLEDLAAALDADGMGTDIGLGAGADVMAALRAALRDVQGLDPLGVAARDVAECLSLQLREVREARVRELALRIAAHHLELLATRRLPRLAAQLGASEADTRAAVDAILALDPRPGARFNDTLTQAIVPDVIVRKVAGAWKTALNDRALPRVRLHQSYAALFERHRAQGDLAMKDCLERARWTVNNAAQRVSTIHAIASAIVARQRLFLEYGHLAMKPLGLREVADAVGVHPSTVSRAVHHKYLATPHGVFELHHFFSRGMAHRSGGASAPAALQALIRELIEAERPHTPLSDAALARELAQQGFLIARRTVTKYRQGLNIEPVERRRCA; from the coding sequence ATGAACGCCGTCAGTCTGCAGTCCCGCCTCGCCCCCACCGTCGGCTTCTCGCCGCGCCTGCAGCAGGCCGTGCGCCTGCTGCAGCTGTCCACCCTCGACTACGCCCGGGCGCTGCGGGAAGCCGCGCTGGACAACCCGTTCCTCGATGTCGAGGCGCCCGAACTGGCGCCGCCGCCGGCACCGGGCGCCGAGCGGGACGCCGCGGCACGGGAGGACGGCGGGGCCGAGATCGACGGGGTCCGCGGGCTCGACCGGCAGGCCGGCGAGGGGCGCGCGGACGCGCTCCAGCAGGCGCCGGTGCGCACGAGCCTGGCGACCCACCTGCGCTCGCAGCTGTGCGGCCTGCGGCGCGAACGCTGCGCGCGCCTGCTGGCCGAGCTGGTGATCGAGGCGCTGGACGACGACGGCTACCTGCGCGTGTCGCTGGAGGACCTCGCCGCCGCCCTGGACGCGGACGGCATGGGGACGGACATCGGCCTCGGCGCGGGCGCGGACGTGATGGCCGCGCTGCGAGCGGCGCTGCGGGACGTCCAGGGCCTGGACCCGCTGGGCGTGGCCGCGCGCGACGTGGCCGAGTGCCTGTCGCTGCAGCTGCGCGAGGTGCGCGAGGCGCGCGTGCGCGAGCTCGCCCTGCGCATCGCCGCCCACCACCTCGAGCTCCTCGCCACGCGCCGCCTGCCACGCCTGGCCGCCCAGCTCGGCGCGAGCGAGGCCGACACCCGCGCGGCCGTCGACGCCATCCTCGCCCTCGACCCCCGCCCCGGCGCGCGCTTCAACGACACCCTCACCCAGGCCATCGTGCCCGACGTCATCGTGCGCAAGGTCGCCGGCGCCTGGAAGACCGCCCTCAACGACCGCGCCCTGCCCCGCGTGCGACTGCACCAGTCCTACGCCGCGCTCTTCGAGCGCCACCGCGCCCAGGGCGACCTCGCCATGAAGGACTGCCTCGAGCGCGCCCGCTGGACCGTGAACAACGCCGCCCAGCGCGTCTCCACCATCCACGCCATCGCCTCGGCCATCGTCGCGCGCCAGCGCCTGTTCCTGGAGTACGGCCACCTCGCCATGAAGCCCCTGGGCCTGCGCGAGGTCGCCGACGCCGTGGGCGTGCACCCCTCCACCGTCTCGCGCGCGGTCCACCACAAATACCTCGCCACCCCCCACGGCGTCTTCGAGCTCCACCACTTCTTCTCCCGCGGCATGGCCCACCGCAGCGGCGGCGCCAGCGCCCCTGCCGCACTCCAGGCCCTCATCCGCGAGCTCATCGAGGCCGAGCGGCCCCACACCCCCCTGAGCGACGCCGCCCTCGCGCGCGAACTCGCCCAGCAGGGCTTCCTCATCGCCCGGCGAACCGTCACCAAGTACCGCCAGGGCCTCAACATCGAGCCGGTCGAGCGCCGCCGGTGCGCCTGA
- a CDS encoding CusA/CzcA family heavy metal efflux RND transporter encodes MFERIIRFAIDQRWLVMLSVFAMAALGIYSYQKLPIDAVPDITNVQVQINTGAPGYSPLETEQRVTFPIETAMSGLPGLLQTRSLSRYGLSQVTVVFKDGTDVYFARQLVNERLQSAKAALPAGIEPMAGPISTGLGEIYLWTVEAKDGAKKPDGTPYTSTDLREIQDWIIKPQLRNVPGVTEINSIGGYEKQYLVAPDPEKLSAYGLSLADVVKALELNNANVGAGYIERRGEQYLIRAPGQVRGMEDLRGVILSNSGGTPVRVRDVATVGIGQELRTGAATDNGREVVLGTVFMLIGENSRVVSQAVDRRMAEINRTLPAGVEAITVYDRTVLVDKAIATVKKNLLEGAVLVIVVLFLFLGNLRAAFVTALVIPLSMLFTFTGMVNQKVSANLMSLGALDFGIIVDGAVVIVENCVRRLAHAQARRGRPLTLGERFDEVFAASQEARRPLLFGQLIIMVVYLPIFALAGVEGKMFHPMAMTVVIALLGAMILSITFIPAAVALFIGDKVAEKENRLMRWAKKGYEPLLERALGAKAVVATVAVIAVVLSGLLAMRLGSEFIPSLNEGDFAVQALRIPGTSLTQSVAMQQQLERTLKARFPEIKRVFARTGTAEIASDPMPPNISDAYVMLHPEGEWPEPRRTRRELMEAVQAEVGRIPGNAYEFSQPIQLRFNELVSGVRADVAVKVFGDDMDVLHETAREIEGVLKSIDGASEVNVEQTTGLPMLTVNIDREKTTRYGLNMADVQNTIATAVGGREAGTLFEGDRRFDIVVRLPERLRGDLEAIQRLPIALPAAAAGTSPGTGAVAGVAPAEGAGGGGNRVRFIPLSEVATLSLAPGPNQVSREEGKRRIVVSANVRGRDLGSFVTEAQAALDRQVKVPTGYWTTWGGQYQNLQSATQRLQVVVPVSLGLVFVLLFAMFGNLKDGLIVFTGIPFALTGGILALWLRDIPLSITAAVGFIALSGVAVLNGLVMIAFVRHLREGGATLDQAIREGALTRLRPVLMTALVASLGFVPMAIATGTGAEVQRPLATVVIGGILSSTALTLLVLPVLYRFAHRREADVAPVPPEGGHPARSRHGAPRAMRR; translated from the coding sequence ATGTTCGAACGCATCATTCGCTTTGCCATCGATCAGCGCTGGCTGGTCATGCTGTCTGTCTTCGCCATGGCCGCCTTGGGGATCTACAGCTACCAGAAGCTGCCCATCGACGCCGTGCCCGACATCACCAACGTGCAGGTGCAGATCAACACCGGCGCACCCGGCTACTCCCCTTTGGAGACGGAGCAGCGGGTTACGTTTCCGATCGAGACCGCGATGTCGGGCCTGCCCGGCCTGCTGCAGACGCGCTCGCTCTCGCGCTATGGGCTGTCACAGGTGACGGTGGTTTTTAAAGACGGCACGGACGTCTATTTCGCGCGGCAGTTGGTCAACGAACGCCTGCAGTCGGCCAAGGCGGCTTTGCCTGCGGGCATCGAGCCCATGGCCGGGCCGATTTCCACCGGCCTGGGGGAAATCTACCTGTGGACGGTGGAGGCCAAGGACGGCGCCAAAAAGCCTGATGGAACCCCGTACACCTCGACCGACCTGCGCGAGATCCAGGACTGGATCATCAAGCCGCAGCTGCGCAACGTCCCCGGCGTGACCGAGATCAACTCGATCGGTGGGTACGAGAAGCAGTACCTGGTGGCGCCCGATCCCGAGAAACTCTCGGCCTACGGGCTCTCGCTGGCCGATGTCGTGAAGGCGCTGGAACTCAACAACGCCAACGTCGGCGCCGGCTACATCGAGCGGCGCGGCGAGCAGTACCTGATCCGCGCGCCCGGGCAGGTCCGCGGCATGGAGGACCTGCGCGGCGTGATCCTGTCGAACAGCGGCGGCACGCCGGTGCGGGTGCGCGACGTCGCCACCGTGGGCATCGGGCAGGAACTGCGCACCGGCGCGGCCACCGACAACGGCCGCGAGGTGGTGCTGGGCACGGTGTTCATGCTCATCGGGGAGAACAGCCGCGTCGTCTCGCAGGCCGTGGACCGGCGGATGGCGGAGATCAACCGCACGCTGCCCGCCGGGGTGGAGGCCATCACGGTGTACGACCGCACGGTGCTGGTGGACAAGGCCATCGCCACGGTGAAGAAGAACCTGCTCGAGGGCGCGGTGCTCGTGATCGTGGTGCTGTTCCTGTTCCTCGGGAACCTGCGTGCGGCATTCGTCACCGCCCTGGTGATCCCGCTGTCGATGCTCTTCACCTTCACCGGCATGGTCAACCAGAAGGTGAGCGCGAACCTGATGAGCCTGGGCGCGCTGGACTTCGGGATCATCGTGGACGGCGCGGTCGTGATCGTGGAGAACTGCGTGCGGCGGCTCGCGCACGCGCAGGCCCGTCGTGGTCGGCCGCTGACGCTCGGGGAGCGTTTCGACGAGGTCTTCGCCGCGTCGCAGGAAGCGCGCCGCCCGCTGCTGTTCGGGCAGTTGATCATCATGGTCGTCTACCTGCCGATCTTCGCGCTGGCCGGCGTGGAGGGAAAGATGTTCCACCCGATGGCGATGACGGTGGTGATCGCCCTCCTGGGCGCCATGATCCTGTCGATCACGTTCATCCCGGCGGCCGTGGCACTGTTCATCGGTGACAAGGTGGCAGAAAAAGAGAACCGGCTGATGCGGTGGGCCAAGAAGGGCTACGAGCCGTTGCTCGAACGCGCCCTGGGCGCCAAGGCCGTGGTCGCCACCGTCGCCGTCATCGCGGTCGTGCTCTCGGGCCTGCTCGCCATGCGCCTGGGCAGCGAGTTCATCCCCAGCCTGAACGAGGGCGACTTCGCCGTGCAGGCATTGCGCATCCCCGGCACCAGCCTGACCCAGTCCGTGGCCATGCAGCAGCAGCTCGAACGCACGCTGAAGGCCAGGTTCCCGGAGATCAAGCGCGTCTTCGCCCGCACCGGCACGGCCGAGATCGCCTCCGACCCGATGCCGCCGAACATCTCCGACGCCTACGTGATGCTCCACCCCGAAGGCGAATGGCCCGAACCCCGGCGGACGCGCCGGGAATTGATGGAAGCCGTCCAGGCCGAGGTCGGAAGGATCCCGGGCAACGCCTACGAGTTCTCCCAGCCGATCCAGCTGCGCTTCAACGAACTGGTCTCCGGCGTGCGGGCGGACGTGGCCGTGAAGGTGTTCGGCGACGACATGGACGTCCTCCACGAGACGGCGCGCGAGATCGAAGGGGTGCTGAAGTCCATCGACGGTGCCTCCGAGGTCAACGTCGAGCAGACCACCGGCCTGCCGATGCTGACCGTGAACATCGACCGCGAGAAAACGACCCGCTACGGCCTGAACATGGCCGACGTGCAGAACACCATCGCCACGGCCGTCGGCGGGCGGGAAGCGGGCACGCTGTTCGAGGGCGACCGGCGCTTCGACATCGTGGTGCGCCTGCCCGAGCGCCTGCGCGGCGACCTGGAGGCCATCCAGCGCCTGCCGATCGCGCTGCCGGCCGCGGCCGCGGGCACCTCCCCGGGCACGGGCGCCGTCGCCGGCGTCGCGCCGGCCGAGGGCGCTGGCGGTGGCGGCAACCGGGTGCGCTTCATTCCGCTGTCCGAGGTCGCCACGCTGTCGCTCGCGCCGGGCCCCAACCAGGTCAGCCGCGAAGAAGGCAAGCGGCGCATCGTCGTGAGTGCCAACGTGCGCGGGCGCGACCTGGGCTCGTTCGTCACCGAAGCGCAGGCAGCGCTGGACCGGCAGGTGAAGGTGCCCACCGGCTACTGGACCACCTGGGGCGGCCAGTACCAGAACCTGCAGTCGGCCACGCAGCGCCTGCAGGTCGTGGTGCCGGTGTCGCTGGGGCTGGTGTTCGTGCTGCTGTTCGCGATGTTCGGCAACCTGAAGGACGGCCTGATCGTCTTCACCGGCATCCCGTTCGCGCTCACCGGCGGCATCCTGGCGCTGTGGCTGCGCGACATCCCGCTGTCGATCACGGCGGCCGTCGGCTTCATCGCCCTGTCGGGCGTGGCGGTCCTCAACGGCCTGGTGATGATCGCCTTCGTGCGCCACCTGCGCGAGGGCGGCGCCACGCTGGACCAGGCCATCCGCGAGGGCGCGCTGACGCGCCTGCGGCCGGTGCTCATGACGGCGCTGGTGGCCTCGCTCGGCTTCGTGCCGATGGCCATCGCCACGGGCACCGGCGCGGAGGTCCAGCGCCCGCTGGCCACCGTGGTCATCGGCGGCATCCTGTCCTCGACCGCCCTGACGCTGCTGGTGCTGCCGGTGCTCTACCGCTTCGCGCACCGGCGCGAGGCGGACGTCGCGCCGGTCCCGCCCGAGGGCGGGCATCCCGCCCGATCCCGGCACGGAGCGCCACGCGCGATGCGGCGATGA